The sequence GACAGCAAGGTACTGTATAACAGTTCACCTTCTTTCTTCTATAACAGCgatcagcaaactatggcctgcTGATTGGCCACCTGCTTTGTGAATAAAGTTTTGTTAGAACACAGCCACATTCTTATGTTTACGTATCATCTATATTTTCACGGTATGGTGGGAGAGTTGAGTCATTGCGAcggagaccatatggcccacaaagcctttACTTTCTGACCCCTTAAGAATAAGTTTGCCACCCTCTGCTCTGTAATATcctgttttctttgaaattattgGTCTCTATACTCTATGGTACATTGTATTGCATTTGTGCCAGTGTTCAGAATCCTCTTTCCTCATAGAACACTCTTCCCTGCATTTGTGCTTTGGGTTATGGTTCACGTTCTCTATTTGTGTGCTGTGCACTCTTTAAATTTTGAGAGCATTTCTCAAGTAGTATGAAGTTTCATAAGGATGATTCACTGTACTTTCTCCAGAAGACATCTGGCAAGTtaatatccagaggaaaagacGGCAAGACATGCTTTTGAGGCAAGGCGCAGCCATAAGCAAGAAAACACTGCCCAAGGAAAAAAGCCGTGAATATAGTAAGTTTGggaaaatatcacttctgagCACTGACCTTTTTTCTTCAATCCAGAGCCCTAACAACTGGAACCCTTGTGGAAAGAATTTGAACCATAATTTAGACTTGATTGGTTTTAAGAGAAACTGTGCAAAAAAGCAAGATGAGTGTTATGGTTATGAGAAATTGCTTCAGCGTATACACCATGGTAGACGACCGAATGGAGAAAAGCCCTGGGGTTGCAGTCACTGTGAGAAAGCTTTCACCCAGAACCCGGCACTTACGTATAAACCAGCAGTAAGTGATTCTCTCGTGTACAAACGGAAGAGGGTTCCACCTACAGAAAAACCCCACGTCTGTAGtgagtgtgggaaagccttctGCTACAAGTCTGAATTCATTAGGCATCAGAGAAGTCACACTGGGGAGAAGCCTTATGGCTGCACTGACTGTGGGAAAGCCTTTTCACATAAGTCAACCCTCATCAAACaccagagaattcacactggGGTAAGACCCTTTGAATGTTTCTTTTGTGGGAAAGCCTTTACCCAGAAGTCACACCGCACAGAACATCAGAGAACACATACAGGAGAGAGACCCTTTGTCTGCAGTGAATGCGGGAAATCGTTTGGTGAGAAGTCATACCT comes from Macaca fascicularis isolate 582-1 chromosome 19, T2T-MFA8v1.1 and encodes:
- the ZNF793 gene encoding zinc finger protein 793 isoform X1, which codes for MIEYQTPVSFKDVVVGFTQEEWHRLSPAQRALYRDVMLETYSNLVSVGYEGTKPDVILRLEQEEAPWIGEAACPGCHCWEDIWQVNIQRKRRQDMLLRQGAAISKKTLPKEKSREYSKFGKISLLSTDLFSSIQSPNNWNPCGKNLNHNLDLIGFKRNCAKKQDECYGYEKLLQRIHHGRRPNGEKPWGCSHCEKAFTQNPALTYKPAVSDSLVYKRKRVPPTEKPHVCSECGKAFCYKSEFIRHQRSHTGEKPYGCTDCGKAFSHKSTLIKHQRIHTGVRPFECFFCGKAFTQKSHRTEHQRTHTGERPFVCSECGKSFGEKSYLNVHRKMHTGERPYRCRECGKSFSQKSCLNKHWRTHTGEKPYGCNECGKAFYQKPNLSRHQKIHARKNAYRNENLIIVGNT
- the ZNF793 gene encoding zinc finger protein 793 isoform X2, which codes for MLETYSNLVSVGYEGTKPDVILRLEQEEAPWIGEAACPGCHCWEDIWQVNIQRKRRQDMLLRQGAAISKKTLPKEKSREYSKFGKISLLSTDLFSSIQSPNNWNPCGKNLNHNLDLIGFKRNCAKKQDECYGYEKLLQRIHHGRRPNGEKPWGCSHCEKAFTQNPALTYKPAVSDSLVYKRKRVPPTEKPHVCSECGKAFCYKSEFIRHQRSHTGEKPYGCTDCGKAFSHKSTLIKHQRIHTGVRPFECFFCGKAFTQKSHRTEHQRTHTGERPFVCSECGKSFGEKSYLNVHRKMHTGERPYRCRECGKSFSQKSCLNKHWRTHTGEKPYGCNECGKAFYQKPNLSRHQKIHARKNAYRNENLIIVGNT
- the ZNF793 gene encoding zinc finger protein 793 isoform X3, yielding MLLRQGAAISKKTLPKEKSREYSKFGKISLLSTDLFSSIQSPNNWNPCGKNLNHNLDLIGFKRNCAKKQDECYGYEKLLQRIHHGRRPNGEKPWGCSHCEKAFTQNPALTYKPAVSDSLVYKRKRVPPTEKPHVCSECGKAFCYKSEFIRHQRSHTGEKPYGCTDCGKAFSHKSTLIKHQRIHTGVRPFECFFCGKAFTQKSHRTEHQRTHTGERPFVCSECGKSFGEKSYLNVHRKMHTGERPYRCRECGKSFSQKSCLNKHWRTHTGEKPYGCNECGKAFYQKPNLSRHQKIHARKNAYRNENLIIVGNT